The following coding sequences lie in one Synechococcus sp. MW101C3 genomic window:
- a CDS encoding extracellular solute-binding protein, whose translation MKRWGRIGATVAVLLALSGCEGGMANLLGREPLYIYVEKAGGSIGNPAQNEGTTSQSQLLIDGFRKLNPNVDIHVNHFAADRIVEAMAFRQSRGLGPDLVVSPVVTALRLHERGLTEAVALNPVQFNRLAPRFRNDFLIGNRYLAIPLLAKPQVACFDRRRVSDPPTTLTELLELSAKGLQVGLPLQLADLLWTASSFEADDTLLQLVEHPPSKTTSTPVLVSADDRRQLEEWLTWLAATNLQSNVSFSEDDADLVGQLERGDRDWISCNGNWLEPLSRKLGQNLGMSVLPGAEGRPAKPITALRVWSFGRHSTGRQRKLAEAFVLFSLNKVNQREMMLSAPGTLPVNPDVLVPTKSSHRLAALATSLENSHMLNFSNPEQTVAAGRAIDFVLQRTVQGELTPAEATAMLLSHRPAAALAP comes from the coding sequence ATGAAGCGCTGGGGGCGGATCGGCGCCACGGTGGCGGTGCTGCTGGCGCTGAGCGGCTGTGAGGGCGGCATGGCGAACCTGCTGGGCCGTGAGCCGCTGTACATCTACGTGGAGAAGGCCGGGGGCTCGATCGGCAACCCCGCCCAGAACGAAGGCACCACCAGCCAGTCGCAATTGCTGATCGACGGCTTCCGCAAGCTCAACCCCAACGTCGACATCCACGTCAACCACTTTGCGGCCGATCGGATCGTGGAGGCCATGGCCTTTCGCCAGTCGCGCGGCCTGGGGCCCGATCTGGTGGTGAGCCCGGTGGTCACGGCGCTGCGGCTGCACGAGAGGGGGCTCACCGAAGCAGTGGCGTTGAACCCCGTGCAGTTCAATCGCCTGGCGCCCCGCTTCCGCAACGACTTCCTGATCGGCAACCGCTACCTGGCCATTCCGCTGCTGGCCAAGCCCCAGGTGGCCTGCTTCGATCGCCGCCGCGTGAGCGATCCACCCACCACACTCACGGAGCTGCTGGAACTCAGCGCCAAGGGGCTGCAGGTGGGCCTGCCGCTGCAGCTCGCCGACCTGCTGTGGACCGCCAGCAGCTTCGAGGCTGACGACACCCTGTTGCAGCTGGTGGAGCACCCGCCGAGCAAGACAACCTCCACGCCTGTGCTGGTGTCAGCAGACGACCGCAGGCAACTGGAGGAGTGGCTGACCTGGCTGGCCGCCACCAACCTGCAGAGCAATGTGTCCTTCTCGGAAGACGACGCCGATCTGGTGGGCCAGCTGGAGCGAGGCGACCGGGACTGGATCAGCTGCAACGGCAACTGGCTGGAGCCGCTCAGCCGCAAGCTGGGCCAGAACCTGGGCATGTCGGTGCTGCCGGGGGCGGAGGGCCGTCCGGCGAAACCGATCACCGCCTTGCGGGTGTGGAGTTTCGGGCGCCATTCCACGGGCCGTCAACGGAAATTGGCAGAGGCCTTTGTGTTGTTCAGCCTCAACAAGGTGAACCAGCGGGAGATGATGCTCTCCGCCCCCGGCACGCTGCCGGTGAACCCCGATGTGCTGGTTCCCACCAAGAGTTCCCATCGCCTGGCGGCCCTGGCCACGAGCCTGGAGAACTCCCACATGCTGAACTTCAGCAACCCGGAGCAGACCGTGGCGGCCGGCCGGGCGATTGATTTCGTGCTGCAGCGCACGGTGCAAGGAGAGCTCACGCCGGCCGAGGCCACCGCCATGCTGCTCTCCCATCGCCCTGCTGCGGCGCTGGCACCGTGA
- a CDS encoding oxidoreductase produces the protein MPWTADAIPDQSGRIALITGANSGLGLESARALAAHGATVVLACRSRRKGEAARSELIASVRGGGGLEVLELDLADLQSIRRASQWLADQYGRLDLLLNNAGVMAPPRTLTRDGFELQFGTNHLGHFALTLLLLPLLRGRSDARVVTVTSGAQYFGRIAFDDLAAEQRYDRWAAYSQSKLANVMFALELQERLAADGSGVASLAAHPGLARTNLQPASVAANGSKLEALSYRLMDPLFQSAAMGALPQLHAATAPSARGGEHYGPDQWGGMRGWPTQVRIAPAALDAAQRRQLWEVSETLTGIGR, from the coding sequence ATGCCCTGGACCGCTGACGCCATCCCCGACCAGAGCGGTCGGATCGCTTTGATCACCGGAGCCAACAGTGGCCTGGGGCTGGAATCGGCCCGGGCGTTGGCGGCCCATGGCGCCACCGTGGTGCTGGCCTGCCGCAGCCGGCGGAAGGGCGAGGCGGCCCGCAGCGAGCTGATCGCCAGCGTGCGGGGCGGCGGCGGGCTGGAGGTGCTGGAGCTGGATCTGGCTGATCTGCAGAGCATCCGCCGCGCCAGCCAGTGGCTGGCCGACCAGTACGGCCGGCTGGATCTGCTGCTCAACAACGCCGGCGTGATGGCGCCGCCGCGCACGCTCACCCGCGATGGCTTCGAGCTGCAGTTCGGCACCAACCACCTGGGCCACTTCGCCCTCACCCTGCTGCTGCTGCCGCTGCTGCGGGGCCGCAGCGACGCGCGGGTGGTCACGGTCACCTCCGGCGCCCAGTATTTCGGCCGGATCGCCTTTGACGACCTGGCGGCGGAGCAGCGCTACGACCGCTGGGCGGCCTACAGCCAGAGCAAGCTGGCCAATGTGATGTTCGCGCTCGAGCTGCAGGAGCGGCTGGCCGCCGACGGCAGCGGCGTGGCCTCGCTGGCGGCCCATCCCGGCCTGGCGCGCACCAACCTGCAGCCCGCCTCGGTAGCCGCCAATGGCTCGAAGCTGGAAGCGCTCAGCTACCGGCTGATGGATCCCCTGTTCCAGAGCGCGGCGATGGGCGCCCTGCCCCAGCTCCATGCCGCCACCGCGCCCAGCGCCAGGGGCGGTGAGCACTACGGTCCGGATCAATGGGGCGGCATGCGCGGCTGGCCCACCCAGGTGCGGATCGCACCGGCGGCGCTCGATGCCGCCCAGCGGCGGCAGCTGTGGGAGGTGAGCGAAACGCTCACGGGAATCGGCCGATGA
- a CDS encoding methyltransferase domain-containing protein, whose translation MAPDRYVLGSSDAEIERLRVQHALWLPSARAAWQRAGLQPGQAVLDLGAGPGFSSLELARLVGPGGRVLGLELSPTYLEVARAAAQAAGLPQLELRAHNLSCDPLPAEGFQLAWCRWVAMFLPTLEPLLDGLSRCMAAGGRVVLHEYVHWRSFGLYPNGAAVSRFAEAAYASFEAAGGDPDVNRRLPALLAARGFQIDALQPLALVGRPGDAVARWLERFVVIYGQELIRQGRWSAEEAALVAAEIDAAHRQSGALWVAPTVLELQATQWNA comes from the coding sequence ATGGCCCCCGACCGCTACGTGCTCGGCAGCTCCGACGCGGAGATCGAGCGGTTGCGGGTGCAGCACGCGCTGTGGCTGCCTTCCGCCCGTGCCGCCTGGCAGCGCGCCGGGCTGCAGCCGGGCCAGGCGGTGCTGGATCTGGGCGCCGGGCCAGGCTTCTCCAGCCTGGAGCTGGCGCGGCTGGTGGGGCCCGGCGGGCGGGTGCTCGGCCTGGAGCTGAGCCCCACGTATCTGGAAGTGGCCCGCGCCGCGGCCCAGGCCGCCGGGCTGCCGCAACTGGAGCTGCGCGCCCACAACCTCAGCTGTGATCCACTGCCGGCGGAGGGCTTCCAGCTGGCCTGGTGCCGCTGGGTGGCGATGTTCCTGCCCACGCTGGAGCCGCTGCTGGACGGGCTGTCCCGCTGCATGGCCGCAGGCGGGCGGGTGGTACTGCATGAATACGTGCACTGGCGCAGCTTCGGGCTGTACCCGAACGGAGCGGCCGTGTCCCGTTTCGCCGAGGCCGCCTACGCCAGCTTCGAGGCGGCCGGCGGTGATCCGGATGTGAACCGGCGGCTGCCGGCACTGCTGGCGGCGCGGGGCTTTCAGATCGACGCCTTGCAACCGCTGGCCCTGGTGGGGCGGCCGGGCGATGCGGTGGCGCGCTGGCTGGAGCGCTTCGTGGTCATCTACGGGCAGGAGCTGATCCGCCAGGGCCGCTGGAGTGCTGAGGAGGCGGCGCTGGTGGCCGCCGAGATCGATGCCGCCCACCGGCAGAGTGGCGCGCTGTGGGTGGCGCCCACCGTGCTGGAGCTCCAGGCGACACAGTGGAACGCGTGA